The window GTAGCCTTGCCACGGGAGACAATGTTGATAAGACAGAATTAACAAAAATTACAACTGTACCTCATTTAATAGATGTGATAGTCGACCAAAATATATATGTTCTAGATAAAGATGGCAAGTTATATGGGGCAGGGAAAGAGCTATACACTTTATCAGGAAAAGAGCAAAGCTATTCATTAAAATACATAATGGATAACACCAATACATTGTCAACAAACAGTTTTTTTACCTATTTCTTTGTAGATAATGATAATAAACTATACATTTGTGGGTATAATAAAGGTCAGTTAGGAACAGGAACAAAAACTAATATAGAATTCATTAAGCAACATAGCGAATCTATTGGCAGCATAAACGGAACAGAAGTAAAGAATATTGAGGTTGTGCCGGAAATTAGTTACTCTAAAAATATTTTAATAGAAGATGAGACAAACAATGGTAATATTTTAGATGATATAATTATGACATTGACAAACGATTATTTTACAGGAAACAATAATGATGATTTTGTTTTAGATAATAAAGTAACAGTAAACAATGTTCCTTCGGGTATTGTTGCCAAAGTAAACAAAGATAGTGATTCCCAAGTTACTTTATCATTAGAAGGAAATGCAGATAATCACGATCTAGTAGATAGTTTAACGAATTTAGAAATTGTATTTAGTGATTTAGCTTTTGAAAAAGGTAATGCAAACAATGTAGTAGGAAGCACTAAATCAGATATTACAATTAACTTCCTTGATCCTTCACATATTACTTACACATCAAAGGAGTTGATAGAGAATAGTACCAATGATGGATCAATATCAACAATAATATCTGCTTCTTTACATACGAATAAATTTAACGAAAACATAGGAGAGGACTTAGTAGAGAAAGGCAAAGTAACCGTTCAAAATTGTCCTGATGGACTCACAGTAAAAGTGAAACTCAACTCAGACAATAATGCTACTATATCATTAGTTGGAAATGCTATAAATCATACATCTGAAAATAATATAAGTGATTTAAAGATAATATTTGAAGATAGTTTATTTCTAAATCAGAATGACTTAAATATTCAAGATAAATCTGTAGACTTGTCTATTAAATTCATAGATAGTCCTAATGTAAAGTTTTCTTCAAACGAATTTAATGAGGTAATAACTAACAATGGTATAATTGGTAACGCTATTGATATCGTACTACAAGGAGATACTTTTACAGGAATTAACGGTGATGATGTATTAAATAATATAGAAGTAATTGGCTCAATTCCAGATGGATTAACATTAAAAGCTACTAAAATTGATGATACAAAGATAACTTTAGCATTAGATGGGATTGCTAATGATCATAGTATTTCATCTAATACGAAAATCACTCTAAATATTAAAGACACTGCATTTTCAAATATAAGTGCTTCAGACATTATAGGTAGTAGCACAATAATTAATATTAACTTTATCGATACACTTAATAGAGAAAAAGTTGAATCATCTATATCAACAGCTGAAAATAGTGAATTAAGAGAGGACTATAATAATGCAATACAACTTTATGACTTATTAATTGATAATGATAAGAGTGATTTACAACTAAGGTTAAAGTATGTACAAGTGAACGTTAATTTAAAAGAAGCTGATCAACTACTATTAACAGCTGAAGAAACTAAAAATGAAGACGATATTACTTTAGCTCAGGTAAAAGTAGACTTCATAAAATTATTAAAAGACATGCTACCAGATGAATCTGTAAGATTATCTGAATAAAGTATTCCCATTTTACTTAACATTGAGATAAAGGGGGAAGAGTTCTTATATGTTTTCTAGAGTAAAGCTACAGTCCAACTATTATAAAAACATGAACAACACTTTCAAGGAGCAATCTTTCTTCGTTGATCAGAAGAAATAGAAGAAAACATTGATAAATATGCGTCTACATACATACGCTATTAACTTTTTCTATTAAAAACCTTGACACGAGAACCTACAATGTGATATATTATAAAAGCACATTTGTAGGGCTCTTTTTTTATGCCGTAAATGTGCTTTCTCTAAACTTATAGACAAGTGGAGGTGGAAGTTGTGCGTGTCAAAATAACTTTAGAATGTACCGAATGTAAGCAAAGAAATTACAACACAACAAAAGAGAAAAGATTACATCCAGAGAGGCAAGAAACAAGAAAATATTGCAAATTCTGTAGAAAGCATACTAATCATAAAGAAACAAAATAAGAAACGTTTTCTATAATTTGTGTAAAAGGAAGTGAAAGCAATGAGTGAAGCAAGGAAAAAAAGTTTTTTCAAAGGTTTAAAAGGTGAATTCAAAAAGATCGTTTGGCCTGATAGAAAAACACTAACAAAACAAACAGTTACAGTGATCGTTTTGTCATTAGTAATTGGGGCTTTAATTGCTGGAATAGACTTCTTGTTCAATGCAGGTGTAAGTTATATTTATTAGTACAAGTAAGTCTAGGCGAAATAAGTTAAAAAGGATGGTTCTATGGCAGAAGAAGCTAAATGGTTTGTTGTGCATACTTACTCAGGGTATGAAAACAAAGTAAAAGCCAATATTGAAAAGTTAGTTGATAACAGAAAGTTACATGATCAGATTGTTGAAGTCATCGTACCGCTTTACAAAGTTGTAGAAGAAAAGAACGGTACACGAAAAGAAGTCGAAAAAAAGACTTTTCCAGGATATGTCATCATAAAAATGATCATGAACGATGAGACTTGGTACGTGGTGAGAAATACACGTGGGGTGACTGGTTTTGTTGGACCAGGATCCAAACCTGTACCCTTATCTGAAGAAGAGATTAGGAATATGGGTATTGACCTAGAGGTTGTGAACATCCACGTTGAAGTTGGTGATGCTGTTACCGTTACAGATGGACCTTTTGAAGGCTCAACAGGTAATGTGAAAGAGATTCACGAACACAAGCACACCGTCATCGTTAACCTTTCAATATTTGGCAGAGAAACCCCTGTAGAATTAGACTTTTCAAAAATGGAAAAAATTTAACAGATGTAGGTTTAACGTGTGAATGACATATATTCGCGCGAGTGGGAGGGAAATCCCGTTAAATACCACAAAATTCAGGAGGTGCCCTTAAATGGCTAAGAAAGTAACAGGTCTAATTAAATTACAAATTCCAGCTGGTAAGGCTACGCCAGCACCACCAGTAGGTCCAGCACTTGGACAGCACGGTGTTAACATTATGCAATTCACTAAGGAATTTAATGCAAAGACAGCTGATCAAGCAGGCATGATTATTCCAGTTGTTATTACAGTATATCAAGATAGAAGCTTTAGCTTCATCACAAAAACACCACCTGCAGCAGTTTTACTTAAAAAAGCTTGTAAAATTGATTCAGGTTCAGGTGTACCAAACAAAACGAAAGTAGCAACTATTTCTCAAGATGAGCTCAAAAAGATTGCTGAATTAAAAATGCCAGACTTAAATGCTAGTTCTATTGAATCTGCCATGCGTATGATTGCAGGAACGGCTAGAAGTATGGGAATCGTTGTAGAATAATAGGCTGAGAAGCTTGTTTTTGAACTGTGGGAGGGTTGCTCCCGATATTACCACAAGGAGGTTAATGAAATGAAAAGAGGAAAAAGATATAAAGAGGCAGTGAAATTAGTCGATCGTACAACACTATATGATCCTAATGATGCCGCTGATATTGTAGTAAAAGCAGCTAGTGCAAAATTCGATGAGACTGTAGAATGTCATATTAAATTAGGTGTAGACAGTCGTCACGCTGACCAACAAGTTCGTGGAGCCGTAGTGCTTCCTCACGGAACAGGTAAAAAAGTTAGAGTATTGGTATTCGCTAAAGGCGATAAGTTAAAAGAAGCAGAAGAAGCTGGAGCAGATTTCGTAGGTGGGGACGAATTGATCCCTAAGATTCAGAACGACGGATGGTTAGACTTCGATGTTGTTGTAGCAACACCTGATATGATGGCTGTTGTAGGTAGACTTGGACGTGTTCTTGGACCTAAAGGTTTAATGCCTAACCCAAAAGCTGGAACAGTTACAATGGACGTAACAAAAGCAATTAAAGAAATAAAAGCAGGTAAGATTGAATATCGATTAGATAAAACCAATATTATTCATGTACCTGTTGGAAAAGTATCATTTGGACAAGAAAAGATTATGGACAACTTCCACACTTTAATGAACGCAATTATAAAGGCGAAGCCATCGGCTGCCAAAGGTCAATACTTAAGAAGTGTTGCCATTACATCAACTATGGGACCAGGTATTAAAATTAATCCTGATAAAATTTCCCTTCAACAATAGTTGACAAACCATTTTTCGGATGGTATAATACCTTCGGAAAATAAATAAAAGAATCATGACCGTAGACAGTAGGTACCATGGGTGTAAAGGGTAATCCACCTACCGAGGAATCACATGAAATCAATTAATATATACAATAGTTGTATGATTGAATAAATGTAAACTCTCTGTCTATGGGCAGAGAGTTTTTTATTGAGATAGGAAGTAAGCTTTCCTATCAATGGCTAATCATAAGCCAACTCGTTAACAAACTTTGTCAAATGGATGTTGTTAATGGTCTTATTGCAATATAGCTAAGTTATTATTCCCTCAAGTTTAAGTGGCTTAGTTCCTTAATAAGTAAAACATGGACATGGTTTGCGAAGAGTCGTGAATTCAAGGAGGTGTACAGGATGCCAAACGTGGAATTAAAACAAACAGTTGTCAACGCAATAAAAGAAAATCTTGAAGGTGCG is drawn from Vallitalea pronyensis and contains these coding sequences:
- the rplK gene encoding 50S ribosomal protein L11, which produces MAKKVTGLIKLQIPAGKATPAPPVGPALGQHGVNIMQFTKEFNAKTADQAGMIIPVVITVYQDRSFSFITKTPPAAVLLKKACKIDSGSGVPNKTKVATISQDELKKIAELKMPDLNASSIESAMRMIAGTARSMGIVVE
- the rpmG gene encoding 50S ribosomal protein L33; translation: MRVKITLECTECKQRNYNTTKEKRLHPERQETRKYCKFCRKHTNHKETK
- the rplA gene encoding 50S ribosomal protein L1: MKRGKRYKEAVKLVDRTTLYDPNDAADIVVKAASAKFDETVECHIKLGVDSRHADQQVRGAVVLPHGTGKKVRVLVFAKGDKLKEAEEAGADFVGGDELIPKIQNDGWLDFDVVVATPDMMAVVGRLGRVLGPKGLMPNPKAGTVTMDVTKAIKEIKAGKIEYRLDKTNIIHVPVGKVSFGQEKIMDNFHTLMNAIIKAKPSAAKGQYLRSVAITSTMGPGIKINPDKISLQQ
- the secE gene encoding preprotein translocase subunit SecE, encoding MSEARKKSFFKGLKGEFKKIVWPDRKTLTKQTVTVIVLSLVIGALIAGIDFLFNAGVSYIY
- a CDS encoding RCC1 domain-containing protein, giving the protein MKKQIVKITTLVIIMTMVIITGNFTCVLASEAEGIDMFTHQYRTFIQYADGTIKGSGLDREGSLGVGSDTLTVSDYDYKSSLTNVIGIPTSSRIKKVLNTQRLACILTEEGNVYISGDSLSAAMGTPVNSVEAGKFHKVDFPVVEDVYLSFGGNEIVGLTKDGQVWYVGSDPNGISDKYPATANRLMGIDAVVAFEARGVFFIKENGELWQVQSHDTVPIKLSGFNTVKSICTHTGSNFVLEDNGNLIAWGDNYSNIISDTDGAIDLDNKVIFDTDVKEFKDTYYIKNSGDIYFKYNNKYRLIGNLKNQGIDIVKIASGKSIAIIGNDGYLYTAGYNYYGSLATGDNVDKTELTKITTVPHLIDVIVDQNIYVLDKDGKLYGAGKELYTLSGKEQSYSLKYIMDNTNTLSTNSFFTYFFVDNDNKLYICGYNKGQLGTGTKTNIEFIKQHSESIGSINGTEVKNIEVVPEISYSKNILIEDETNNGNILDDIIMTLTNDYFTGNNNDDFVLDNKVTVNNVPSGIVAKVNKDSDSQVTLSLEGNADNHDLVDSLTNLEIVFSDLAFEKGNANNVVGSTKSDITINFLDPSHITYTSKELIENSTNDGSISTIISASLHTNKFNENIGEDLVEKGKVTVQNCPDGLTVKVKLNSDNNATISLVGNAINHTSENNISDLKIIFEDSLFLNQNDLNIQDKSVDLSIKFIDSPNVKFSSNEFNEVITNNGIIGNAIDIVLQGDTFTGINGDDVLNNIEVIGSIPDGLTLKATKIDDTKITLALDGIANDHSISSNTKITLNIKDTAFSNISASDIIGSSTIININFIDTLNREKVESSISTAENSELREDYNNAIQLYDLLIDNDKSDLQLRLKYVQVNVNLKEADQLLLTAEETKNEDDITLAQVKVDFIKLLKDMLPDESVRLSE
- the nusG gene encoding transcription termination/antitermination protein NusG, coding for MAEEAKWFVVHTYSGYENKVKANIEKLVDNRKLHDQIVEVIVPLYKVVEEKNGTRKEVEKKTFPGYVIIKMIMNDETWYVVRNTRGVTGFVGPGSKPVPLSEEEIRNMGIDLEVVNIHVEVGDAVTVTDGPFEGSTGNVKEIHEHKHTVIVNLSIFGRETPVELDFSKMEKI